The window TGGCTCCCCAAGGCACGGAGGAGGGTCCCACCCCTTAGCTGATGAGGGAGTGAACACCAAAGCTCACAACAACCCAGAGGGGTTATCACAGCCCTCCTTTTAcaggtaagggtcagcttctttcctccATACAGCATTATCTGGGACAGCGACCCTCAGCCCACCATGCTGTGCCTGAATTCTGAAGGGACTACTGAGTACTAAGCGCCTTGCTTGAAATTCTTGTGTGGAAGTATTTATCGTAAGACATTTGGGTTTGTTATCCAGACCGTAGGCTTTTGGAGGTGCGCTAAAGGGGAAGAGAAAATGTGCAAGGTTTGTTTGGAGAGAGCCCTGAGTGTTCCCTGGGGCTGCAGGCAGCTGCAGTGCTGTCTGAGGCCCTGAGGCCCCTGCTGTGTCTGTTGGGGGCTGTGTGCAACCTGGCCTGCCTAGAGCTCTCCGGACATGGTCTCCCTGGTCAGGACCCTTCCAGACCATTCACTGTTCCCTGGCTGCACACACCTAAGCCTACGTGAGACGGCGGGGGTGTGGGGCATGCCACATGAGTTGTGCACACAGTAGGAGCTGTTCCCTGTGGCTGACTGGCTGGGGGTCTAAGAAAGTTCAAAAACTTAATGGGTGGACCTCGGAGAGTCATCTGGTTATGAGGCTACACGCCCTGCAATAAGATAAAACTACAGCGTGGTCCTTGTTCCTGTTCTGGGAGCTCTCAATATCATGGGTTaaagtggtagttgctcagttgtgtccgaccctttgtgaccccatggactatagcctgccaagctcctctgtccatgggattctccaggcaagaatactgccattcccttctccaggggatcttccccacccagggatcaaatcccgggtcccctgcattgcaggcagattctttaccatctgagccaccagggaagccctgttgtggggggggcggggcagcATGCACAGACAGACCAGGAAACAAGTCAGGGACCCTGGGTCGCGCTGTAGGAGTGGAGTGTCCACGTGGGCAGCACAAGAGGGGGGCAGGCAGGCTGATGAAGAGTGATGGCAGAGGCGGTGTTGGACACTGAGTTCTGGTGGCGACCTGACTCTCCACCTCACTAACCACCAGACACCACACAGCCCAGTGCTCTCTGTGGCTTGAATTTAAAAAACTCATCCAATCTGTGCCTTTTCAGACCATACATGATGAAGACTTGAAACAGGGGAGGTTAGTGGTGGGTGAATCTGAGAGGTGTTTCTAGGGAAGAGTTTATGGCCTTAATTCCCGTTCCCTGGTGAGGGCCTTGCCCACTCGATCCCCCAACCCTGCCTGGCCTGCTGGGATATGGACAGAGCAGAGTAGGTGGCCCAGGCTCCTTTCTGGAGTCAGAGTTTGTGTTCGCATCCTGGATTGTGATCTTGGTCAAGAAGCTGACCTCCGTGAGCCTCAGCTTCTCCGTCTGTAGAAGCTGGGGGATGTTGGTACTCCTAGTGGCTGTGAAACTGAAATTGATTGTCCACGTATCTTGCTTAGTGCTGTTACTGAGACGTTGGTCATCCCCTTTCTTGTCATTGTCAGGGTCAGCCAGTCCCTGGAGGGCCCACATCTGGGGAAACTAGACCTGCAGCCCTCAGTCTCTTCCTGTCTCTGCAGACAATGGCGAGGAGCAGTCTGAGGGAGGCCTGGTCGAGAACCACGTGGACGGGAACGTGAACTTGatgggaggtggaggtggtgcCGGTCGGAAGCCCCTCAAGTCCGGCATGAAGGAGCTGGCCGTGTTCCGGGAGAAGGTCACGGAGCAGCACCGGCAGATGGGCAAGGGTGGCAAACATCACCTCGGCCTGGAGGAGCCCAAGAAGCTGCGGCCGCCACCTGCCAGGGTCAGAGAGGGTCGGGTCtggatggaggggtgggaggacGGTCAAAGCGAGTGTCCCGGCAGGAGGGGTCCGGAGCACTGCCGTGAGATCCATGTCCTGTGTGCCTGCGGGCAGAGTTCTTTCTGATTCCGCTGCTAACATTCAGTGTTTTTTCAGGCACGTCAGTGTGTTTTTGAGGGCCTCAGCATCTTTGGCTGTGAGATGGGCTGGACGTATGGGTTCTTGAAGTCCCTCCCTTCTAAAGCCTCCACATTTCTGCTCGGcttcattgctgttgtttagttgctaagatgtgtctgactcttttgtgaccccgtggactgtagcccgtcacgctgctctgtccatgggattctccaggcaagaatactggagtgggtttccatttcctgctccaggggatcttccctgatcaggaagtgacctgcatctcctgcactggcaggcagattctttactgctgagctactgcTGAGCTACTTCGGAAGCACTGCTTGGCTTTGAGATATAGCACCcacccccgcaaaaaaaaaaaaggctacagtccatggaatcgaacgagtcagacacagcttagcaactacgTCCCCACCACTACCACTTGAACTTGCCCGCTCTTGTTGCAATACACTACCCTCACTGAGCCACCCCTCTTCCTCTTTCCAGCTCAGTTCTGCTGTCTTGGCCCTTGGATGGGTTTATAGAAGGGAATGATGGTTGGGCCACTGGATGGGGTAGAGATACTTGAATTCAGTGTTTGCAAGTAGATCCCATTTTGACCCctgaaaggagggaggagaggagggaagactCACCTGCAGGCTGACTTTCTCTTGGAggggggcggggcctggtggtAAGGCAGTGAGCTTGCTGGGCTGGGTGTCGGAAGTTCCTGGTTCCACCAgcttgctgtgtggccttgggaacGTGGCGTTCTGCACACGGGCTTCTTTCTGAAGCTGTGCCGGGGCTGGCGTTGCGTGAGCCCGTTCTCACTCTGAGTGTCCTCTCCGTGTGCCTGTGCCTGCAGACCCCCTGCCAGCAGGAATTGGACCAGGTCCTGGAGCGGATCTCCACCATGCGCCTTCCAGATGAGCGGGGTCCCCTGGAGCACCTCTACTCCCTACACATCCCCAACTGTGACAAGCATGGCCTGTACAACCTCAAACAGGTGAGTGAGGGTGTCCCTAGCCTGGGTGTGTCTTGTTCTTAACTCCCATGCAGCCAGTAAGCCCCTGAGGTCTCAGCGCTGAGCCCAAGACCAGTCTTCTgcgaggaggagggcagggatgCCAGCCGAGGAGGATGGGGATGCCAGCTGCCAGGCCAgggagggcggggcggggcttgTTGGCTTCAGTCCCTTCCGAGGCTGACTTCGATTCCCTGGCTACCTGCCAGCAGTGGTTAGCATGAGAGGGAGCCTCTTGGAGAAGAGATAGGGCCTCATAACAGTGCCTCTTGACTTTTACTGAGCATTAGAATCACCTGCCGGTGATTCTGGGGACCCGGCCGCAAGAGATTGCCATTCAGAAGGTTGAATGGGGTCCGAGAGTT of the Bubalus kerabau isolate K-KA32 ecotype Philippines breed swamp buffalo chromosome 3, PCC_UOA_SB_1v2, whole genome shotgun sequence genome contains:
- the IGFBP2 gene encoding insulin-like growth factor-binding protein 2 isoform X2, with the translated sequence MCCRIISDKISELLVEGRESMVTYLKTLIYIQDASCAGLRVWPAILDISADNGEEQSEGGLVENHVDGNVNLMGGGGGAGRKPLKSGMKELAVFREKVTEQHRQMGKGGKHHLGLEEPKKLRPPPARTPCQQELDQVLERISTMRLPDERGPLEHLYSLHIPNCDKHGLYNLKQCKMSLNGQRGECWCVNPNTGKLIQGAPTIRGDPECHLFYNEQQGARGVHTQRMQ